The genomic segment CCACAATCTTTGAAAGCTTTCGCTCAGACCCAAACCCAACCCCTTTTCTTCAACTCTTCTACTTCTGCTGCTGTTTTCTCTGTTCCACTTCACTCTAGGGGCTCCATACACAAAACCCACCACACCGACTACAAAGCCCTTGTCCTATCCCGACTAGAGCGTGACTCCGCCCGTGTCGACTCTCTCTCTACCAAGCTCCTACTCGCTCTCAATGGAGTCAAGAAATCCCAGCTCCGCCCACTCCCTACCCAGATCCAAGCTGAGGCACTTTCTACCCCCATTATTTCCGGAACAAGCCAAGGGAGTGGAGAGTACTTTTCCCGGGTCGGAGTCGGTAAACCGGCTAAACAATTCTACATGGTTCTTGATACTGGAAGTGATATCAACTGGATTCAGTGTGAGCCCTGTAACGAATGTTACCAACAATCCGACCCCATATTTAACCCATCCGGGTCCTCCACTTACAGCCCGGTTACTTGCGAATCAAAACAGTGCTCTTCTCTTGAAGTTTCCGCTTGCCGTAGCGGGAAATGCCTATACCAAGTCTCGTACGGTGATGGATCTTACACGGTGGGTGATTTCGTTACCGAGACAGTGTCGTTTGGAAACTCCGGTAACATGAATGGAGTGGCTTTGGGTTGTGGCCATGATAATGAAGGCTTGTTTGTTGGAGCGGCGGGGTTGCTTGGACTCGGGGGTGGACCCTTGTCTTTAACATCCCAGATTAAAGCGACATCGTTCTCTTACTGCTTAGTGGATCGTGATTCGACCGGCTCGTCGACTTTGGACTTCAACTCGGGTTTACCGGCCGACTCGGTGATCGCTCCATTAATGAAGAGCCGGAAGGTGAATACGTTTTATTACATCGGTCTCACCGGGTTCAGCGTAGGTGGGCAAGCGGTAAACATTTCCCCGGGGCTTTTTGAAATCAACGAGTCAGGAGAGGGAGGAGTGATCATAGACTGCGGGACTGCCATCACTCGGCTGCAAACTCAGGCATATAACGCGCTGCGAGACGCGTTTGTGAAACAGACACAGGGGTTGCCGAGCGCGAGTGGGGTGGCGTTGTTCGACACGTGTTACGACTTGTCGTCGAAGAGCAGCGTGAAGGTGCCAACGGTGTCGTTCCATTTCGGGGAAGGGAAATCACTTGATTTACCGGCTACAAATTATTTAATCCCCGTGGACTCCTCGGGAACGTTTTGCTTCGCTTTTGCTCCTACGTCGTCGTCTATGTCTATTATTGGGAACGTGCAACAACAAGGGACACGTGTTAGCTTCGACCTTGCTAATAATAGGGTTGGCTTATCTTCTCATAAATGTTAACgacactaattaatttaataattacccTTTTTCTTATTGCTGCTGTAATATGAGTAACGCTTTTTTCTGTTTGAAAAGGATGGGTCCCActggaataaattataaaaaaagaagaagaaagtatTAGGGTTCTGTTAGAAATTAAATCTGATAGTGTGTTTTTACAGTATTTGTATAGTAAATCATGATATTAAGTTATAATAATCAAATTCGTTCCGTGATTGTCGGCAGGCGTCTTTTTCATTCTTCATTCATTTAGCCGACACGTACACTACCTTCATCAACCATATCCATTTCCCGCCAGTCcaaattttcaaatcaatttcccaattattttcatttaaactactcctttttctctattttttttaaattaaattaatgtataaaaattaataagaTTTGGGTTGAAATCTACATTATAATTGAAGAGAAGGGTATCTACTTTATTTGTATAAAAAAGGTTGTTTTTGGGGTGCGTGCTTCGATTTCAAAATAATTGTACtactttatatttttatccaaCAAATTTGGTTGTGAAATGAAGATGTAAATTTAGGGTCATTGGTCAATGGGATAGGTGCGGCCGCTGCTTGTCACGTGACGATAATGTCTAACTCAAGACCAGGCCAACCCCCATTATTACTTCTGCCCTCCTTTCAATTTTCACCTACTCAAATTTAGTATTTTGAATCGTTGGTTTATGCGTGCTCTCATTTCTTTTTCCTAATCAGGCTATTTATCGTCTGTAcatataatttacttttttttttattttttattgtagatattttctgaaaagataaataaatatttatgaaataggtTTTATTCTGGTAAGTTGGAGATCGAATCTTCGAGCACCACATCACACTTTATGATTTATTATCATCTCATATTCAAGTGTTAAGTGTGAGTTGAGTGAAAAGAAATGTTCTGAAATTTTGAAACTTTACCTATTGTATTTATTACtaattataatatgtaaattataaataaaattgattttataatgaaaatgcgaatgacaatttttttttctttttgatggaCTGTTATATTAATGGGGGTAAAGTTAAAGTTAAAACACAGAAAAATGGAAGGCTTTTGTTTCTAAGTTGGTCAAAATAATATTgtatatttctataaatattcataattttttgaacttttttgttttcaaaatttatcaatttcttaaaatttttataataattataaatttcatatttttcaaaactttaaaagaattttattttattattttttaggatagaaaaataattaaaaaatggaaTAGGAAAAAAGAGTGGATGGTTTATTCTAGACTCCACTAGTTTTGATTGAGTGTTGTGTTAaaattgatgtttttaaaaattgACTAAAGTAGCTATATCTTTGCTTCTTTTATTTAGGTTATTTTCACATTTAATTTGGTGTTGGATTCATTCTTAATACTAATTCCTACATTATGTAATCTTTCAAAAGAAAGAGTGAGTGAGAAGAACAGAACTATGTCTAGTCGGATTTGGCataaagattcatcaatggtgaACAAGAAACGAAAAACAAGGAAAAAGtgagattaaataaaaaaaaatatgttgagGCAGATTTGGAGTGAAAGATGAATATCTCATTCCCTTGTTTCTCCTTTTACAGCATATCTCTTACTCCCAATTTCCTCTcacaaaatgtaattaaataatgcaataaatataaatttattttctaaccTTTATTCatcttattttttctaaaaaaaatattattttggctttaaacttttaaattttaattaagttgtttgtcttttatgaaaaaattgatttaattattaaaattttaataacattgACGTGGCAGCTTATATGGAATTTTATGTATTAATATggataaatatgtaaaaaaaattataaatttttttaaactttgttgattttttaaaatatattttttaaatttttatgaattatacgCGGATTGTCACGTTAATGACCACATCAatgctattaaaattttaacagtctaattaatttttttgtcccaaaataaacaatttaattaaattttaaaggttgaaggtcaaaatgacaaaataaataaatgttgagactaatttttttatgtattttattaatgcatatttaaataatttattaactctCTTTAGACGTGATATGTACGGATGATAGGGATATGTTGTTTGTAACAACTCGATAGTCACGAGTGTCAGAATATGCATTTCTGAGACTTCGTTTTCGAAaattagactcgtaaatatttacaaagttagttgtgtggttagTTAGGTTatggttaggtgaatttgcatgaattaagagtaattaggtataaggactaaattgcataaaaggtaaatattcaattataaattaaagaaaaattaaagggactaaataagtaattatttcatttttcttaaatgaGGCGCCATAAGGATGAAATATcctaaattttaagttaaaatatatattataatatattgcCTTAAgaattaagtatattatattatattatattatattatattatattatattataatgtgttgatgtgagaattattgtgttttgtaattgaaatggattgatttagtatgtcatgaatttattgaatttatattgattatttgtattgaaatgaatattggttgtatttgaaaagtgaaatggaACCCTATTAAGTATAGTGGgttgagtcagatatagatggcatgccataggattagaagagtttagagatttcttcgacttcgagtcgatgagacattgggtgtcaaattattacttcgaatatattcgatgaggcactaggtgccaatttacttcggtttagctgatgagacactggatgtcaaattattacttcgaattatccgataaggcactgggtgccaaattggtgtgttttggttggatccgtgtatccgtccgagtctgagtcgtgttaataggggtcaatgaataataaagttttatgatTGATACTGAAATAGTATGGtaaagaaatggaagtgaaatagtgaattgaaaatagaatgtgaaatatgttacaaatatatggaatatatgagttatatactcatgaaatgaatatggaaaggctatttatatagcaagtatgagaattgagatGTTATGAAACAAGTGAAATGTGATGTTGTTATTGCAATATTTAGATTGTATCTTTGTGATTTCATATCTTTTGATATTCgggttatagaaataccactgagtttttactcaACCTatgttttgttttccgtgcgtaGGTTAGGTAATAATTTTGATcgtcgattcagcatccaacaacggtcCCGAACTCAAACGTGGTGATCTTTATCCTTTTGAAATGTGCCGGCATATACCTACGGTGTCTAATTAATAGTTATATTGTGAATTGAATGTAAATaatatgtgtttgtgtttgaagttTTATTTTGGCATGTTAATTGGGTGTTTAAGTGTTCATAAGCtaagtaaaatgaattaaattaggTATGTTTATGAATTGgacttgaatgatattttgatgatatgttttgatgatataattgttgtaccaatgagggtacattggttaggcatttaggatgattgttttgacatgttttggatgtatttgatcgtgttttgaattggttaaatgaatgaattttgaGTTGCTTATTGCCAAGCTTGTAAGGATGGTAACCTTGTTATTTAAGGTACATTTTTAGTCCACACAgccagacacacgggtgtgtgactggaccgtgtgagacacacggctagcaCACAGCCGTGCGTGGCCATTTCGAAAGGGCACACGGTCTAGCACTCGGGCATATGGCTTGGTCGAGTGACTCaaattagagagttacacgagtataAACACGGGTATAGACacatagtcgtgtgtccctatttcaaatgtccacacggtctaagacacgagcgtgtctcttggccgtatGACTCACAGGGCCTaaccatacggccgtgtgaacctTGCAGCTTGGAAATTTTTAATATGTcgcgaaaaattttctgagtttccGAATTAGTCCCAATATGTTTCTATCACGTATTTTGGACCTCGAGGGCTccaataagggacaatatgtatgagtttgattgattttgacttgaatattataatgatatgaaatgttttgaaattatgtttatttaattGGTAATGCTCTgcaaccctattccggtgatggatgtagattagaggtgttacattgTTACTATGAGTATTAATACTCTAATTATTAAATACATATTAATATCGTTGTTAGTATCATAATAATATTTGACTCTcgttatttaataaatattatatggtTTCGAAAGCAAACATGAAACAAATCATTATTAACTCTATTTTCAAGATGCTTTCTCGTATATTAATTACTTGTTAAGATTTATCTTATCCTTTGAAAAGCATATAACAGGTCATAGACATATCATTTGCTCATTATAGGAAATCTTTCCCTTAACTTAGTAATCCATGTTACGTTTTTTAATATCTAATAAGAccttcaaaaatgaaaattttgaatcaaaaatCAAATTTGAACAAGAGTGGTCAATTATGGTTTAAGACGAACACTAAACTTGTTTGAATTCctttatgaaaataatataatgaatgaAGAAGAAAGCAACGATTTGGCGATGAGTCTTTTAATgataaatatgtttaatatttggtGCAAAATTACTATAATTTGAATTTACATTCAAGCTCAACGAGTGGAATGTCCTTTTCAACCGAAATTTTATCAAGAGAATGCCAACTTGGAAAGTTTAGTGTGATGAAGAGATCAATATAAAAATGGTGGTGAACTCCTCAAATATGCTCTCTTAATATGTGATAAAGGTGAGAAATCTCATGACATTAGGAGCAACAATAAAAGTAGTTGTCTTGTTTGTCAATGTTGTATTAGATTATTATGGGtgctagtgtcacggggctaaaTCTTGCGACCCGTGACACTAGCATGTAGCAAACGTACTCAGAAATCATTGTCATGAATTTTTTCTAGCATGTTTGAGCTTATGTTTGTACATGGACATGCgtcaaattgattaaataaaaccCATGAGGCAAATGATATGGTTGGCCTTCGAATTGCTAAGAACATTAAATTGGTTGAAGTTCAATCAAGCGGATGAGATGAAATAAAGTGTTTAGCTGAAGattgtaaaaattttattcacACAAATAGGAGGTTGTTTTGGAGGAGAAGGATGCTAAGTTATAACACAAGTTTTTTTTACCaaaatgcaaagaaaaaaaaaagacattaaaAGTGATGAAAGCATATTGGCTAGCAATTATAAGGCCCGAGACACCAAAGGTCTTCATCCTCCATCCCATGGATAGATAAAACGGGAGGGCAAAGCTCTTGGTTTTTCATGTAGTTAAAAAGTTTAACAATgaatttttggttttaaattaaaaaataatatatgtttaattgtaATTGAACTCATGTCctctttatttaattaaacattatGCGATTTATTGATAAAGATGACGTTCTTAACACCGTTGAGTAAAAATATATTCAAGCAACCACCGGATGAAATCATTCAAATACTACGTAAAGATCTTCCTCATGTAGTGTAATCTTCTATAAATTTACATTAGTTTAATCTCTTTTGTAccaaatgaaatataatatgaTACATTAAtagtaaagttttttttttcttaaaaatttgactattatctcatttatttacttttaagttttaaataacaactaatggCGTGATTATTCACTgtcaaatatattaaataattaggttattattaatacataaaaataggtttataataaaatcctaaaataggATTTGCATTGCACATGGGAAAAGGATATATTGTTGTAGAAGAGGAGGTAAGCAATGCGTAAAGGGAACATCCCATGAGGCAGTCAATGCCTGTCCTCACGTCAATCAAGGCCTACATTGATGTTGGAATGTTTGGTTTTTTGCTATTATCATTTTTATGCTCActcaaaatatatttatctttttcaaattttgtgtAAAAGCCAAAAGGTTGGTTCGGAGTAGGTGTGTGTTTAGGCTAGAGTTAGCTTAAActattttaatcctttttgctctaattcaaattaaaatgggtttactaacttattttttaatatattatttggacCATCAAATAGTGATGTTatctttttagtgtttaattcgagttttagatttatttgatgAAAGCACGTATTTAACTAATGATATTAGCAATTAAGTTTCATCAAATTAACcttaaaacttaaaagaaaatcataGTCCTCGATTGTATTTGTTAAACTCTGCTATGATCACTAGGACAACCAAGTCCTCAAGTTGTATGAATAAACCCTCCAAGGGCATCCTTCGTAAAAGCCTATTGACTTACAACTTGTTTGACCAACGAACTCACTCATTAATCGCCACATTAAGTCTCAACTATCACATCTCATTTGAGATGACTTAATACACATTAGAATGTCAGTCTACCTAAGCTTATGGCACCAAGCCACTTGCCCTCGACTCGTCAATAGCAACTCAACACGTGGCATCTCAGAATAAGGGATCACAAGTATATAAGACTTAAGGCCTGAGGATGAGACCAAGCAACATACAACTCTCCTCCTCCCATCCTACATCAAGCCACATATTCTCACATTCCCTATTTACTTCCTACTACTTTGACTACTCTATATGATGGCTCCTACTCTATCTTAAACAGGGTAAATTACACTCATCTTAATCATCTACCTATTCTTGTATCAacaatatttaacaaattaaaattttaaaagttcatAATTGacactaaatttattttataatattagtaattaactCTCATCAAATCAGTCATAAAACCTGAACTAAACACTAAAAGCTTAACATTGTTAACTTtgaatatcaaaatttataaattttgcaaaatataagacatataccacatttaaaaaatgtcaaactttggtccaaaaataaatataaaaagtatattatttatattaatatattaatattataaattttataattaaatttaaataaataaaataatcctatttttaaatcagacaaaaaaatttcaaagaagtAGTTGAAAATTTGATGAATACGAGGCAGACATATTTAATTGTAATAAACCGACATATGAAGAAAGGGGTAAAATGTCACCGAAACCAGATATTTAGGAAGCTgcctttatgttttattttttggttCAATCTGCTTTAATGTATATGGCTATGGGGCAATGAAAAGCAGGAGCATTTCGTGGGATCTTCGATCAACttgtttgaatatttttattgatttaatataaccattttaatttttaaaatgttaaaacttTATTTACTGTATTTTAGTTCATTATgtttaaaatgtattaatttactatattttttaaataaattttaaaaaaacttttatttcagccttttgttcgtatttttttcttagattttattactttaaaaaaaatactattttctaattttattattttacattattttagtacattttgtttgaaatgtattcatttagtgtgtttttaaataaatttttaaaaaatccttATTTCGAccctttattcgtatttttttccgaatttttttactttcaataaaaatatattattttagtattttattattttatattattttagtacattatgtttgaaatgtattaatttactgtgttttttaaataaattttaaaaaaccattatttcggccctttgttcgtatttttttctcggattttattacttttaaaaaatataatattttatgattttattattttacatttttttagtacattatgtttgaaatgtaatcatttagtgtgtttttttaataaattaaaaaaatttattttggccctttgttcgtattttttatcggactttattactttcaataaaaaaacacactaaatgaatacatttcaaacataatgtactaaaataatgtaaaataataaaactagaaaatagtatatttttttaaagtaataaaatccgggaaaaaaatacgaacaaatggctgaaatatgaacatgttggTGCCGCCTCTGCCACAGGCACCATTGGTGCGGCCTGTGGCAGCCCCTCCATTCAGCcgttttttttgtattattttggtaaataaaaaggtttatattattttggtatttttttattttttttgtaatattttggtaaaaagcCCAAAGaaagtttataaaataaatatttcgtgATTAGACTAGATCAACTTGACCCCTAGTAACTAATTGAGCGTTGTGAACCAGTAAATAAATCAAAACTCGGGAAAAAATTGGCGATTCAATCTAGGGGTGTTTAATTGGTTAATCGACCCGAACTaatattaaccgaattaactgacccTTTTAAATCTTAACAGTTAactgaaccgaaattttttcaaaaaaaattaaccgaaccaaactttttcggttaattcggtcgattaactaaattaactgaattttatatgttttttttgttaaaacaagtataaaatataaaaaaattaaccgaattaatcaaattaaccaaatttaatatatgtaaaatgtatgtaaaaaatataaattttcggttaattaaccgatttcgaaccaaattaaccgttaaccaaacttccaaaaaattattaaccgacccccgaccgaattaatttggttaaccgactgATTAACCAAATTCGAttgattaaccgaattaattcagtTTTACCTAAAATTTGCACGCCCCTAATTCaatcaattatatttttaatttttaattttatttaattattggtcagccattaatttaatcaattgagCCAAGAATGGGTGTTCTAATTGTTTCAGCCATTGGTTAAAAGGACTTTGACTTTTTTCGAAAATATCAATTA from the Gossypium hirsutum isolate 1008001.06 chromosome D09, Gossypium_hirsutum_v2.1, whole genome shotgun sequence genome contains:
- the LOC107890819 gene encoding protein ASPARTIC PROTEASE IN GUARD CELL 1, whose product is MAAASSNHFLLSFPLFLSFLFTSTLARLSPQTTTTTLDVSSSLSQAQHILSFDPQSLKAFAQTQTQPLFFNSSTSAAVFSVPLHSRGSIHKTHHTDYKALVLSRLERDSARVDSLSTKLLLALNGVKKSQLRPLPTQIQAEALSTPIISGTSQGSGEYFSRVGVGKPAKQFYMVLDTGSDINWIQCEPCNECYQQSDPIFNPSGSSTYSPVTCESKQCSSLEVSACRSGKCLYQVSYGDGSYTVGDFVTETVSFGNSGNMNGVALGCGHDNEGLFVGAAGLLGLGGGPLSLTSQIKATSFSYCLVDRDSTGSSTLDFNSGLPADSVIAPLMKSRKVNTFYYIGLTGFSVGGQAVNISPGLFEINESGEGGVIIDCGTAITRLQTQAYNALRDAFVKQTQGLPSASGVALFDTCYDLSSKSSVKVPTVSFHFGEGKSLDLPATNYLIPVDSSGTFCFAFAPTSSSMSIIGNVQQQGTRVSFDLANNRVGLSSHKC